In Geminocystis sp. NIES-3709, a single genomic region encodes these proteins:
- a CDS encoding NAD(P)H-quinone oxidoreductase subunit F — protein MNFFNETIWFIPCYTLIGGLIGLLWSPGIIRKTGSRPAGYINILMTSMAFIHSVIALYQIWGKPAQELRFTWLKVASLNVSFDVQISSISVGALALITGLNVLCQLYAVGYLEMDWGWARFYALMGFFEAGMCGLVLCNSLFFSYVYLEILTLGTYLLVGFWFAQPLVISGARDAFWTKRVGDILLLMGVIAIYPFSNTWNYNYLAFWANNSPIDATFSTLLCLALIAGPIAKCAQIPLQLWLDEAMEGPLPASILRNAIVVPVGAYVLIQLQPVLEMSSVVSQIVVIIGAVTAVLASLIAIAQVDIKRVLSYIVSAYMGLVFIAIGTNHEKTALLLIAVYAVAMALLYMSIGTVIISNITQDLTQLGGLWKRRPLAGISFLVGTFGLVGFPPLGGFWILPRLGDDLLSSQPWLFAVLLLVNALTVFSLLRTFALVFLGEVKPMTVRSPEVLWAMILPMMVLMGVTLHLPLVLAQFKLINLELNLGIFYTVSTLIGAGLAILIYGKKSTEQTITIIPEVIRNLFANDLYIQDIYKITIVALVNFTAKLTYWFDRYIVDGAVNLVGFSTIFGGQALKYSTSGQSQLYIFSILLGLIFIAIIFTLTQ, from the coding sequence ATGAATTTTTTTAACGAAACTATTTGGTTTATACCCTGTTATACCCTTATAGGAGGGTTAATTGGTTTACTTTGGTCTCCCGGTATCATTCGTAAAACGGGTTCACGGCCGGCAGGTTATATTAATATTCTGATGACATCAATGGCATTTATCCATAGTGTTATTGCTTTGTATCAAATTTGGGGAAAACCTGCCCAAGAATTACGTTTTACATGGTTAAAAGTTGCTAGTTTAAATGTCTCCTTTGATGTGCAAATTTCCTCTATCAGCGTAGGTGCTTTAGCTTTGATTACAGGACTAAATGTCTTGTGTCAATTATACGCTGTTGGTTATCTGGAGATGGATTGGGGTTGGGCAAGATTTTACGCACTCATGGGATTTTTCGAGGCTGGAATGTGCGGTTTAGTTTTGTGTAATTCCTTATTCTTCAGCTATGTCTATTTAGAAATTCTGACTCTGGGTACTTATTTATTAGTAGGTTTTTGGTTTGCACAACCTTTAGTAATATCAGGGGCACGGGATGCTTTTTGGACAAAACGGGTAGGAGATATTTTATTATTAATGGGGGTAATTGCCATTTATCCCTTTTCTAACACATGGAATTATAACTATTTAGCATTCTGGGCAAATAATTCTCCCATTGATGCTACTTTCTCTACTTTACTCTGTTTAGCTCTTATTGCTGGACCGATCGCAAAATGTGCCCAAATTCCTTTGCAGTTGTGGTTAGATGAAGCGATGGAAGGCCCTTTACCTGCTTCTATTCTCAGAAATGCGATCGTTGTTCCTGTCGGTGCTTATGTGTTGATCCAGTTACAGCCAGTGCTAGAAATGTCATCAGTTGTATCGCAGATAGTTGTTATTATCGGTGCGGTGACAGCAGTGTTAGCCTCTTTAATTGCCATTGCTCAAGTGGATATAAAACGAGTATTATCTTATATTGTAAGTGCTTATATGGGATTAGTATTCATCGCTATTGGCACAAATCACGAGAAAACAGCGTTACTTTTGATAGCGGTTTATGCCGTTGCCATGGCTTTACTGTATATGAGTATCGGTACAGTTATTATCAGTAACATTACTCAAGATTTGACACAGTTGGGAGGTTTATGGAAACGTCGCCCCCTCGCAGGTATCTCTTTTTTAGTAGGTACTTTTGGATTAGTCGGGTTTCCTCCTCTTGGTGGTTTTTGGATTCTTCCTCGTCTTGGGGATGATTTGCTTTCTTCTCAACCTTGGTTATTTGCCGTTTTACTCTTAGTTAATGCTTTGACTGTTTTTTCATTATTAAGAACTTTTGCTCTGGTATTTCTAGGTGAAGTAAAACCAATGACAGTTCGATCGCCAGAAGTATTGTGGGCGATGATATTACCGATGATGGTTTTAATGGGTGTTACCTTACATTTACCATTAGTTTTAGCTCAATTTAAACTGATTAATTTAGAGTTAAATTTGGGTATTTTTTATACTGTATCTACTTTAATTGGTGCCGGATTAGCTATTCTAATTTATGGCAAAAAATCAACGGAACAAACTATTACTATTATCCCTGAAGTTATTCGTAATTTGTTCGCCAATGATTTATATATTCAAGATATTTATAAAATCACGATCGTGGCGTTAGTAAATTTTACGGCAAAACTAACTTATTGGTTCGATCGATATATAGTAGATGGTGCAGTAAATTTAGTGGGTTTTAGTACTATTTTTGGTGGACAGGCTCTTAAATATAGCACATCTGGACAATCACAATTATATATTTTTTCAATTCTTTTAGGATTAATATTTATTGCCATAATATTTACCTTAACTCAATAA
- a CDS encoding CO2 hydration protein — protein sequence MKTKTKIPPSTHEFADVIHRLEAGGSMLPDTPENLMQIIGIYKAYAVPMDFYWRDLLYIAERVFLNPIPFFKYFISQEYLDLPNHYAGDSADLRIWRGKATAHPELLTFMEKGETSKMPKLAHHLLHDRINMEFAEACMRAMLWHGRDMGMGKFDAYLDSDEYKANADVAIKAYFKGNPLMLGLYKVFPEMFLEQVRQLSYYANLGLFWEVMAPVFFEMSDIYDEGGFKGVPDAMNFLVNGIFAIAGRPIYHHVYINDKCYEIIPKSKGFTWLYEAALPYVEAVFYRTSPFRGTKSYNAQANQVPREQKDFHYGILYADVFPVGSAGIPPTLLMDDMLHFLPPYLVEYYQKHCRGEDDMLIQLGITFQRSMYNVTSAVIQALRTALLYPLDDENPKHLMKNRQFFEMQMDRFKRPEARLRDIQSQNYR from the coding sequence ATGAAAACAAAAACGAAAATTCCCCCTTCTACTCACGAATTTGCTGATGTTATTCACCGTTTAGAAGCTGGTGGTTCTATGTTACCAGATACCCCAGAAAATCTTATGCAAATTATTGGTATTTATAAAGCCTACGCTGTGCCGATGGATTTCTATTGGCGAGATTTACTTTATATCGCTGAAAGAGTTTTTCTCAATCCTATACCCTTTTTTAAATATTTTATCTCTCAAGAGTATCTTGATTTGCCCAACCATTACGCAGGAGATAGCGCTGATTTAAGAATATGGAGAGGTAAAGCAACAGCACATCCTGAGTTACTCACTTTTATGGAAAAAGGAGAAACTAGCAAAATGCCAAAATTAGCTCACCATTTACTGCACGATCGAATTAATATGGAGTTTGCTGAGGCTTGTATGAGAGCAATGCTATGGCATGGTAGAGATATGGGTATGGGCAAATTTGACGCTTATCTCGATAGCGATGAATATAAAGCTAATGCAGATGTAGCTATCAAAGCCTACTTTAAAGGCAATCCTCTCATGTTAGGCTTGTATAAAGTATTTCCTGAGATGTTTTTAGAGCAAGTCAGACAATTATCCTATTATGCTAATTTAGGGTTATTCTGGGAAGTTATGGCACCGGTTTTCTTCGAGATGTCCGATATTTATGACGAAGGCGGTTTTAAAGGTGTGCCTGATGCCATGAATTTCCTCGTCAATGGCATATTTGCGATCGCAGGAAGACCAATATATCATCATGTATATATTAATGACAAATGTTATGAAATTATCCCCAAATCAAAGGGTTTTACATGGCTATATGAAGCCGCTTTACCCTATGTAGAAGCAGTATTTTATCGCACATCTCCATTTCGAGGTACAAAATCTTACAATGCACAGGCAAATCAAGTACCCCGTGAGCAAAAAGACTTCCATTATGGTATCCTCTATGCAGATGTCTTTCCTGTGGGTAGTGCCGGAATCCCCCCCACTCTTTTAATGGATGATATGTTGCATTTCTTACCCCCTTATCTTGTGGAATACTATCAAAAACACTGTCGGGGAGAAGATGATATGTTAATTCAGCTTGGTATTACTTTTCAACGATCGATGTACAATGTAACCTCAGCAGTAATTCAGGCTTTACGCACGGCTTTACTTTATCCTCTTGATGACGAAAATCCCAAACATTTAATGAAAAATCGTCAATTCTTTGAAATGCAAATGGATAGATTCAAGCGCCCAGAGGCAAGATTAAGAGATATTCAATCCCAAAATTATCGTTAA
- a CDS encoding NADH-quinone oxidoreductase subunit M, which yields MLNLLLILPIIGAIVIGIIPSEKESNINKNIALIFSGITFIISLLIGFNFDHTKIGLQSELSLEWLPFVGLNYTIGIDGLSLPLIILNCLIITLSFYSSEVDGKKLPKPKLYCILILLLSSCINGALIAQNLLLFFILYEIKLVPIYLLISIWGKDKSGYAAIKYLLYTAFSGIFVLTAFLGLNFLTDGNTFDIVDITTGILPQAKQVLLLLTIVIGFAIKIPIFPLHTWLPDAYTESSTPVSMLLGGIVSKLGTYGLIRFGLQLFPDVWGDISPYLAILAVISAIYGSLVAISQTDIKKMISYASLAHINFVVLATAAGTSLSITGAICQMFAHGLIVALLFNLVGIIEEKTGTRELSQLHGLMNPYRGLPFVGGLMITAVMASAGIPGMVGFIGEFLSFQGSFSIFPVYTLICLIATGLTAVYFVILLNRVFFGRMENQKGYLPKVASYERFPAFVFAILIIFFGLQPSFLTNLTLNTSISIALF from the coding sequence ATGCTTAATTTACTTCTAATATTACCGATTATTGGAGCGATCGTTATAGGAATTATCCCTAGTGAAAAAGAAAGCAATATTAATAAGAATATTGCCCTAATTTTTAGCGGTATAACCTTTATTATCAGCCTTTTAATAGGCTTTAATTTCGACCATACAAAAATAGGTTTACAATCAGAGTTATCTTTAGAATGGTTGCCCTTTGTCGGATTAAATTATACGATAGGAATTGATGGTTTATCTTTACCCTTAATTATACTTAATTGTTTGATTATTACCCTCAGTTTCTATAGCAGTGAAGTTGATGGTAAAAAACTACCTAAACCAAAACTTTACTGCATTTTAATCTTACTTTTAAGTAGTTGTATTAATGGTGCATTAATTGCTCAAAATCTTCTGTTATTTTTCATTTTATATGAAATCAAACTTGTACCCATTTATCTATTAATATCTATATGGGGAAAAGACAAAAGTGGTTATGCCGCCATCAAATACTTACTGTACACTGCTTTTTCCGGCATCTTTGTTTTAACAGCATTTTTAGGATTAAATTTTCTCACTGATGGCAACACTTTTGACATTGTTGACATCACAACAGGAATCTTACCCCAGGCTAAACAAGTCTTACTATTATTAACGATCGTAATCGGATTTGCCATCAAAATTCCCATTTTTCCTTTACATACATGGTTGCCTGATGCTTATACAGAATCATCAACGCCCGTTTCTATGTTATTAGGGGGGATTGTCTCAAAACTTGGTACTTACGGCTTAATTCGTTTCGGGTTACAGTTATTTCCTGACGTTTGGGGAGACATATCACCTTATTTAGCCATTTTGGCGGTAATTAGTGCTATTTACGGTTCATTAGTCGCTATTTCTCAGACTGACATCAAGAAGATGATCTCCTATGCTTCCCTTGCCCATATCAATTTTGTGGTGTTAGCAACTGCGGCAGGTACATCTTTAAGCATAACAGGAGCAATTTGTCAAATGTTTGCTCACGGTTTAATAGTGGCATTATTGTTTAATTTGGTGGGTATCATTGAGGAAAAAACAGGCACAAGAGAATTATCTCAGTTACACGGTTTAATGAATCCTTATCGTGGTTTACCGTTTGTCGGTGGTTTAATGATTACAGCCGTGATGGCAAGTGCTGGTATTCCGGGTATGGTAGGATTTATCGGTGAATTTCTTTCTTTTCAGGGGAGTTTTAGCATTTTTCCTGTTTATACTCTCATTTGTTTAATTGCAACTGGTTTAACAGCAGTTTACTTTGTGATTCTTTTAAACAGAGTATTTTTTGGCAGAATGGAAAATCAAAAGGGATATTTACCAAAAGTTGCTTCCTATGAGCGTTTTCCTGCCTTCGTATTTGCTATTTTGATTATTTTCTTTGGTTTACAACCTTCTTTTCTGACGAATCTAACTCTAAATACTAGCATTTCGATCGCCCTTTTTTAG
- a CDS encoding thiol-disulfide oxidoreductase DCC family protein — MKYCVIYDGNCNFCVNFVQLLEKFDRGKLFNYIPMQETKVLEQLNITTEDCQLGMIVINQDNLSERWQGDKAAEKIIELLPNGQIFITAYRGIPGLGWLGENSYLQVRDNRYKWFGYRKQTYYSSYGFGCQNNSSCSTK; from the coding sequence ATGAAATATTGTGTAATTTACGATGGTAATTGTAACTTTTGTGTAAATTTTGTTCAACTCTTAGAAAAATTCGATCGAGGTAAACTATTTAATTATATTCCCATGCAAGAAACCAAGGTTTTAGAACAATTAAATATTACTACGGAAGATTGTCAATTAGGTATGATTGTTATTAATCAGGATAATTTAAGTGAACGTTGGCAAGGGGATAAGGCCGCTGAAAAAATTATTGAATTATTACCGAATGGTCAAATATTTATCACTGCTTATCGAGGAATTCCGGGTTTGGGGTGGTTAGGAGAAAATAGTTATTTACAAGTTCGAGATAATCGTTATAAATGGTTTGGTTATCGAAAGCAAACTTACTATTCTTCCTATGGATTTGGGTGTCAAAATAATTCCTCTTGTTCAACGAAATAA